A genomic stretch from Penicillium digitatum chromosome 4, complete sequence includes:
- a CDS encoding Mob1 family protein: MTAAGVSPSSSPRLPSPPPFTEVQIGPQSPLVGESFGKDTDLLGGAMGQNDGSARRIRPGTKSANMGLPAISLEQIDSPFQLQEHLKAQYQKLAPQYTKLVEKYDVLMEKYDVLMKAYHEQKLKASDIADPKYGVLMEEYNVLLEEYNQQNPEEFDKVDRTSEVAKELESTEHSEIDIAQEPRKPGSEVVNELTKPPNGFKELAWKYELCRFFTIEANRLVEGFLTENPPCSLQTCPEMRVNDWQYICAGAGHSGAKYCCAIDYCCHTLDWAMNILTSGTFDDRLILADDDKIKKPLEDIFRRLYRFFAHAWFRHPGVFSKVEKHGGLYVFFKTVCVHYNLVKGYTIPLKAGGPDEVAAAQRIEEAEKRKEETEGKAPKEKPANRSNRFTILRKEGENLFGTAVESDDPALITTIATTRRHKHSPSTGSRVTPIAEDAEDAEDAEDLDETMLLPLREPLRQSPELRPVSVLEIRTREEPTAVHEPPIDVVTPSEKPVEESQEQPPQDPYEQPSEPPEDQEKIEKSKEPFSKEPATNTESPVQKYATEDDGNTISYEEATPDEEPKMGIKAEIEAVQEPFVAPEA; encoded by the exons ATGACTGCTGCGGGAGTCTCTCCGTCAAGCTCTCCGCGGCTTCCCAGCCCTCCTCCATTTACTGAGGTTCAAATTGGGCCTCAGTCGCCGTTGGTTGGCGAATCCTTTGGTAAAGATACAGACCTGCTCGGTGGTGCGATGGGACAGAACGATGGCTCGGCGCGCAGAATCCGGCCAGGGACGAAGTCCGCCAACATGGGCCTGCCGGCGATTTCCCTAGAGCAG ATCGATTCTCCATTCCAGCTCCAGGAACACCTCAAAGCCCAGTACCAGAAGCTTGCGCCCCAGTACACTAAACTTGTGGAGAAGTACGATGTGCTTATGGAGAAGTACGATGTGCTCATGAAGGCGTACCATGAGCAGAAACTCAAAGCATCTGACATAGCAGACCCGAAGTACGGTGTGCTTATGGAGGAGTATAATGTGCTTTTGGAGGAATACAATCAGCAGAACCCCGAAGAATTTGACAAGGTGGATCGGACAAGCGAGGTTGCGAAAGAGCTAGAGTCGACAGAACACTCGGAGATTGACATTGCTCAAGAGCCAAGAAAACCTGGGAGCGAGGTTGTTAATGAGCTGACAAAACCCCCGAATGGATTCAAGGAACTGGCTTGGAAGTACGAATTGTGCCGCTTCTTCACTATAGAAGCTAATCGTCTCGTCGAGGGCTTTCTTACTGAGAACCCGCCCTGCTCGTTGCAAACTTGTCCCGAGATGCGAGTCAACGATTGGCAGTATATTTGCGCGGGCGCGGGGCACTCGGGTGCCAAATACTGCTGCGCGATTGACTATTGCTGCCATACTTTGGACTGGGCCATGAACATTCTCACCTCGGGCACTTTCGACGACCGACTTATATTGGCAGATGATGACAAAATCAAGAAACCTTTGGAAGATATCTTCCGCCGCCTTTACCGCTTCTTCGCGCACGCATGGTTTCGGCATCCTGGTGTGTTTTCGAAGGTGGAAAAGCATGGCGGTCTGTACGTCTTTTTTAAGACCGTTTGTGTTCACTACAACCTTGTCAAGGGCTACACGATTCCCCTTAAGGCCGGCGGACCTGATGAAGTCGCAGCAGCCCAGAGAATCGAAGAGGCCGAGAAAAGGAAGGAGGAGACCGAGGGAAAAGCACCCAAGGAAAAACCCGCCAACCGTAGCAACCGTTTCACTATTCTACGCAAAGAAGGTGAAAATCTATTTGGTACCGCTGTGGAGAGTGACGACCCGGCACTCATTACTACTATCGCAACCACCCGTCGCCACAAGCATAGTCCTTCTACCGGATCGCGTGTTACACCTATCGCGGAGGATGCGGAGGATGCGGAGGATGCGGAGGATTTGGACGAGACTATGTTATTGCCACTGCGCGAGCCCCTGAGGCAATCGCCCGAATTGCGGCCTGTCTCTGTCTTGGAAATACGGACTAGAGAGGAGCCTACAGCCGTGCATGAGCCACCAATTGATGTGGTAACCCCCTCCGAAAAGCCGGTTGAAGAATCTCAGGAACAGCCACCGCAAGATCCCTATGAGCAGCCATCTGAACCCCCCGAAGACCAGGAAAAGATTGAGAAGTCCAAGGAGCCCTTTTCCAAAGAGCCGGCTACAAACACAGAATCCCCCGTCCAGAAATATGCTACAGAAGACGATGGAAATACAATTTCCTATGAAGAGGCAACTCCAGATGAAGAGCCCAAAATGGGTATTAAAGCGGAGATTGAGGCGGTACAAGAGCCTTTCGTTGCCCCTGAAGCCTAA
- a CDS encoding Histidine triad (HIT) protein — protein sequence MSALKGATAPIYFGSFVVTPQVFHTTPLSFALVNLKPILPGHVLVSPLRVVPRVTDLTPAETSDFFLTVQRVGRMIERVYGATSLNIAIQDGVHAGQSVPHVHAHIIPRKAGDLDHAGGTDAVYEMLDGDEGNLTKAFKNAVPAEEDDQSTEVGNENAGNSGKKSRFPVVDNDSRKPRDSEDMRAEAEKLAREMENEPLD from the exons ATGTCAGCTCTCAAAGGTGCCACAGCGCCAATCTACTTTGGCTCCTTCGTTGTGACACCGCAG GTCTTCCACACAACCCCCCTAAGCTTTGCCCTGGTGAACTTGAAACCAATCCTTCCCGGCCATGTCCTAGTCTCCCCACTGCGTGTCGTCCCCCGCGTCACGGATCTCACCCCCGCTGAAACAAGCGACTTCTTCCTAACAGTGCAGCGCGTGGGCCGCATGATCGAGCGTGTATACGGTGCTACAAGCTTGAACATTGCCATTCAGGACGGCGTACATGCTGGCCAGAGCGTGCCGCATGTCCATGCGCACATCATTCCGCGCAAGGCGGGGGATCTGGATCATGCCGGTGGCACGGATGCGGTTTATGAAATGCTTGATGGGGATGAGGGGAATTTGACAAAGGCGTTTAAGAATGCCGTTCCtgcggaagaggatgatCAGTCAACTGAGGTTGGGAATGAAAATGCTGGGAATTCGGGGAAAAAGTCTAGGTTCCCGGTTGTGGACAATGATTCGCGCAAGCCTCGTGATTCAGAGGACATGAGGGCCGAGGCTGAGAAATTGGCACGGGAGATGGAGAATGAGCCTCTTGATTAA
- a CDS encoding HD family hydrolase, putative, with protein MASDTSTWTPETVLSTLPYRPEENSESPVPFFHLIERLKTTKREGWRRFGIDNGESISDHMYRMSIMTMMAPPSLAAKINIPRCIKMALIHDMAEALVGDITPVDGITKAEKARREASVMDYITTTLLGKVPGGALSGGEIKEIFEEYEADKSDEAHFVHDIDKMELLLQMVEYERLHKIDLTEFMHVKDRIQLTPIKEWADEVIRGRPKKA; from the exons ATGGCTTCCGATACTTCTACATGGACCCCCGAGACTG TGCTCTCTACCCTCCCCTACCGCCCAGAGGAGAACTCCGAGTCACCTGTCCCTTTCTTCCATTTGATCGAGCGCCTTAAGACCACCAAGCGCGAGGGTTGGCGCCGCTTCGGCATCGATAATGGCGAGTCTATCTCTGACCACATGTACCGCATGTCGATCATGACGATGATGGCTCCGCCGTCCCTGGCAGCCAAGATCAACATCCCGCGTTGCATTAAGATGGCCTTGATCCATGACATGGCCGAGGCGCTTGTAGGCGATATCACTCCAGTTGACGGCATCACTAAGGCCGAGAAGGCTCGTCGCGAGGCCTCCGTTATGGATTATATCACCACTACCCTCCTCGGCAAGGTCCCCGGAGGCGCCTTGTCGGGCGGGGAAATCAAGGAAATCTTTGAGGAATACGAGGCAGACAAGAGCGATGAAGCCCACTTTGTGCATGATATCGACAAGATGGAGCTACTTTTGCAGATGGTTGAGTATGAGCGCTTGCACAAGATTGATCTCACCGAGTTCATGCACGTCAAGGATCGGATTCAGTTGACCCCAATTAAGGAATGGGCTGATGAAGTCATTCGGGGGAGACCGAAGAAGGCATAG
- a CDS encoding HAUS augmin-like complex subunit 6 N-terminus-domain-containing protein → MAATRLVRPKPLDWPGPSHLDVFISNLKLLHLDQREDWPGISLRALTPTSQNQRRRTRLIEWALYHLYTIWDPETAQNKLRPFFPPLELLQSANLRAALFRCLGELKKNGDLGKEIILRKTMLDDCKGEKFEELLAGFSTAVLRKVVAVSADDMFLNPAMKLSTATAMTLTDYQNILPLILAHQVSLGSAGERQARVREASDRFSQLLNEKQIELAEFASQPSGGGINDMQRNPESLVRELQTNWLGSEEWATALLEGGSQSSTDAFLELPFSAAWMRVKNSNVDSLGGGLKQDLVLDLEARVLLQRSRLRKWHEYNKSLARERGTDEMCTFSPNEPRVLFRDHQSLTVASISKAVRQPGDRGRNLKGPEKYLLSSVNEALSRINGKSRVRPAASTPEVETSSNLHRRSSSEITSSPSTVAEDYHFPGHLPDLETPELFPEPELELELEPRSKPNPHPESEQSQSSPPIVRLPSDLPSFDEAPVPEPIERTHTLTERTRKSMSLLPPVVHETPRPRRKPRPSFPVNQFVTPHNTSAHSARSRDEIIRASTPQDKLFEEDAEYASVFKSRPRVALSPISSPAVHVSPSFEEDHFELDYRDWDESDDCEWGDVNSPLAAPRLRG, encoded by the exons ATGGCTGCAACAAGGCTTGTTCGGCCGAAACCCCTGGACTGGCCGGGTCCTTCGCATTTGGATGTTTTTATTAGTAACCTGAAGCTGTTGCATTTGGATCAACGCGAGGACTGGCCCGGTATATCTCTCCGCGCCTTGACTCCGACATCACAAAACCAACGACGCCGAACCCGACTAATAGAATGGGCCTTGTATCACCTCTATACCATTTGGGATCCGGAGACCGCCCAAAAT AAACTCCGGCCCTTCTTCCCCCCGTTAGAACTTCTACAATCTGCCAACCTCCGCGCGGCCTTGTTTCGGTGCCTGGGCGAATTGAAGAAGAATGGTGATCTGGGAAAGGAGATCATTCTCCGCAAAACCATGCTGGATGATTGCAAGGGCGAGAAATTCGAGGAGCTGCTCGCTGGCTTCTCCACCGCCGTTCTCCGTAAAGTTGTGGCGGTGTCCGCAGACGACATGTTTTTGAACCCTGCCATGAAGCTTTCGACTGCGACAGCCATGACTTTAACCGACTATCAGAATATCCTACCACTTATTCTTGCCCACCAAGTATCTCTCGGTTCTGCAGGAGAACGCCAAGCCCGAGTTCGAGAAGCATCTGATCGGTTCTCACAGCTGCTGAATGAAAAACAGATAGAACTGGCTGAATTTGCAAGTCAGCCATCAGGAGGCGGCATTAATGATATGCAGAGAAATCCCGAGAGCTTGGTGCGTGAGTTGCAAACAAATTGGCTGGGCAGTGAGGAGTGGGCCACTGCACTGCTCGAAGGCGGATCACAAAGCAGCACTGATGCTTTTCTGGAACTTCCTTTCTCGGCGGCGTGGATGCGGGTGAAGAACTCGAATGTAGACAGTCTCGGCGGTGGATTGAAGCAGGACCTGGTCCTTGATTTGGAGGCTCGTGTTCTACTCCAACGAAGTCGATTGCGCAAGTGGCATGAATACAACAAGTCCCTCGCAAGGGAAAGAGGCACCGACGAAATGTGCACATTTTCGCCTAACGAACCGCGTGTGTTGTTCCGGGATCACCAGTCCCTCACAGTTGCTAGTATATCAAAAGCCGTTCGCCAGCCCGGAGATCGCGGGCGGAATCTGAAAGGGCCAGAGAAATATCTCCTATCGTCTGTGAATGAGGCCCTATCCCGTATCAATGGCAAATCCCGTGTGAGGCCTGCAGCTTCCACGCCGGAAGTTGAAACGAGCAGCAATCTACATCGCAGAAGCTCATCGGAGATTACTAGCTCACCATCAACAGTGGCAGAAGACTATCACTTCCCAGGCCATCTACCAGATTTGGAAACTCCAGAGCTATTTCCAGAGCCCGAGCTCGAGCTCGAGCTCGAGCCGAGGTCCAAACCCAACCCACATCCAGAATCAGAGCAAAGTCAATCTTCCCCCCCAATTGTCCGGCTACCCTCAGACCTCCCCTCGTTCGATGAGGCACCAGTCCCTGAACCCATCGAGCGCACCCACACCTTAACCGAGCGCACGCGTAAGTCAATGTCTCTCCTACCACCCGTGGTCCACGAAACGCCACGGCCACGCCGCAAACCTCGCCCGTCCTTCCCGGTCAACCAGTTTGTGACGCCACATAATACCTCTGCACACTCCGCTCGCTCAAGAGATGAGATCATACGTGCTTCGACGCCGCAGGATAAGCTATTCGAGGAAGATGCTGAGTACGCAAGTGTCTTCAAGTCGCGGCCGCGTGTGGCGCTCAGTCCTATCTCGTCACCGGCTGTGCATGTCAGTCCCTCCTTTGAGGAAGACCATTTTGAATTGGATTATAGGGATTGGGATGAGAGCGACGATTGTGAGTGGGGGGATGTCAATTCGCCTTTGGCTGCTCCGCGATTGAGGGGCTAG
- a CDS encoding putative integral membrane protein produces the protein MAPPSTAFLYSLGHNTVGKADIAVQSVLLALVLVFVGLRVWSRRLQCLSLQWNDILILVATFFVVGRYAVEIIMVVLCGLGLHSTELAQVGGLEVWVQFNELTYAGDLLWVTAIAVIQLSILDYYVHTFGRRTMTLLAAVIMGLCVALWFASFFATAFFCTPPKKIWLADNPGHCGDRKMLNTGVNASEIILSFFVVILPIPLMWNLPLSRTRKTALVCIQVLGLAIIALIPIRAKFKSDLDPEGPPYGSAGQSMISCIVPLLGIIVACLPTLEPAIQRIFRISTHPASSPTSVYDPNLANYWKATVLSCRGVEEPEIPLVTLTQPLVAKIGYFTPGGIQVTSHWEIHSSRGSTRLDRSPVRQT, from the exons ATGGCGCCTCCCTCGACCGCATTCCTTTACTCCCTGGGTCATAATACCGTGGGAAAGGCAGATATCGCTGTTCAGTCGGTCCTTTTAGctttggttttggttttcGTCGGGCTGCGGGTATGGTCGCGACGATTGCAGTGTCTTTCGCTGCAATGGAATGATATACTGATCCTAGTTGCGACT TTCTTTGTGGTTGGTCGCTATGCGGTGGAAATCATCATGGTCGTGCTGTGTGGACTGGGCCTGCATTCCACCGAACTAGCCCAGGTCGGAGGGTTGGAGGTTTGGGTCCAATTCAACGAG CTTACATACGCGGGTGATCTTCTCTGGGTGACGGCGATCGCCGTGATCCAGTTGTCAATTCTCGACTATTATGTGCACACCTTTGGTCGGCGCACTATGACCTTGCTGGCAGCTGTCATCATGGGTCTATGCGTTGCGCTTTGGTTTGCAAGCTTCTTTGCAACGGCGTTTTTCTGCACCCCGCCGAAGAAAATATGGCTTGCCGATAATCCAGGTCATTGCGGTGATCGGAAAATGTTGAATACGGGTGTCAATGCGAGTGAGATAATTCTCAGCTTCTTTGTGGTTATTCTTCCCATACCCTTGATGTGGAATTTGCCCTTGTCTAGGACTAGGAAGACTGCACTGGTGTGCATCCAAGTGTTAGGGCTGGC CATCATTGCCCTTATCCCTATCCGCGCGAAATTCAAGTCCGACCTCGATCCTGAAGGCCCACCCTATGGCTCTGCCGGGCAATCAATGATTTCATGCATCGTGCCTCTTCTGGGAATAATTGTGGCTTGTCTCCCAACTCTGGAGCCAGCCATTCAAAGGATCTTCAGGATATCAACGCATCCAGCTTCATCCCCTACGTCTGTATATGATCCAAACTTGGCGAATTATTGGAAGGCGACGGTCCTTTCATGTAGGGGGGTAGAGGAACCAGAGATACCTCTGGTCACTCTTACGCAGCCGCTCGTGGCCAAGATAGGCTATTTTACTCCGGGTGGTATTCAGGTTACCTCACATTGGGAGATTCATTCATCGCGGGGTTCGACAAGACTTGATAGATCACCCGTGCGGCAGACCTGA
- a CDS encoding CoA binding domain-containing protein — translation MPDMHAVFNSASSPKLDLSNAPSQLFQVPASTASTSLFSLSLSRKRPRRTTEKLSPHFECNFTESPMIHPSYRSVSVSGDNDFLASAELDYRPNRYRESFLPPSFDSSDESANLADYNGSRKRSRRDSDIIAASPDGSNPTTPTGWGRTVIKAVSKVIDLCWSGAFRGFYAGGGQGYDMSSSPATPLESSCLSSASPSSEKDMSSPNSFCSTPIPGQYPDDQVDRSWVVVPESSDAIMGGELASPSLRTRRAFQASSTRRKSAVMPRLAKRVAHSSVGSHSQGGLPPPRVRDTPASADMQRQAAKMRRKEREEDASIQRLNMQLQAMIREGKEALGTTVVVDDMDMYDDSD, via the coding sequence ATGCCCGACATGCACGCGGTCTTCAACTCTGCTTCGTCACCGAAGCTCGACCTCTCAAATGCGCCTTCTCAGCTATTCCAAGTCCCAGCCTCCACGGCTTCTACGTCGCTCTTTTCTCTCTCGCTCAGTCGCAAGCGACCACGTCGTACCACAGAGAAACTTTCACCGCATTTTGAGTGCAATTTCACCGAGTCCCCGATGATCCACCCCAGCTACCGCTCAGTAAGCGTAAGTGGGGACAACGATTTCCTCGCGTCAGCCGAGCTAGACTACCGTCCGAACCGATATCGCGAATCCTTCCTCCCACCTTCCTTCGATTCCAGCGACGAGTCTGCGAACCTAGCAGACTACAATGGCAGTCGCAAGCGTAGCCGCCGCGACTCTGACATCATAGCCGCAAGCCCCGATGGCTCCAATCCCACCACACCCACAGGCTGGGGTCGGACCGTGATCAAAGCCGTGAGCAAAGTTATCGATCTATGCTGGAGTGGTGCATTCCGAGGGTTCTATGCAGGAGGAGGTCAGGGCTACGACATGTCCTCCAGCCCAGCAACACCTCTCGAATCCAGCTGTTTGTCCTCAGCCAGTCCATCCTCTGAGAAGGACATGTCCAGCCCAAACTCATTCTGTTCGACACCCATCCCCGGCCAATATCCAGACGACCAGGTTGATCGGAGCTGGGTCGTGGTCCCGGAGAGCTCTGATGCAATCATGGGCGGCGAGCTTGCTAGCCCGTCACTCCGCACACGACGCGCTTTCCAGGCATCGAGCACTCGTCGCAAATCCGCCGTGATGCCCCGGCTTGCTAAACGGGTCGCTCATTCTTCTGTTGGATCCCACTCGCAGGGAGGTCTGCCACCCCCTCGGGTGAGGGATACTCCTGCATCTGCTGATATGCAGCGACAGGCTGCTAAGATGCGCCGGAAGGAACGAGAAGAAGATGCCAGTATCCAGCGATTGAATATGCAGTTGCAGGCCATGATCCGCGAAGGGAAAGAAGCGTTGGGAACGACGGTAGTAGTGGACGATATGGACATGTATGATGACTCTGATTAG
- a CDS encoding CoA-binding: MAAVKRFFSSPRFAVAGASNDTHKFGYKILAWYHQHSLPVTPLNPRAVQITLPSRSYDTVPSPAKLPSPAQTSLSVVTPPAVTLQVLREAHSVGIPAVWLQPGTFDDQVLEYAHNHFEAVIAGDGGQGYEGWCVLVDGDEGLEAAGVQWTSQRL; this comes from the exons ATGGCAGCAGTCAAacgattcttctcttcccctcGCTTTGCGGTGGCGGGGGCCAGCAATGACACTCACAAATTTGGATACAAGA TCCTCGCCTGGTATCATCAGCACTCCTTACCAGTGACACCTCTCAATCCCCGAGCAGTGCAGATCACCCTTCCCTCGCGTTCTTACGACACAGTCCCCTCACCCGCCAAATTGCCATCGCCGGCGCAGACATCCCTCTCAGTGGTGACTCCCCCGGCTGTGACCCTCCAGGTGCTGCGGGAAGCGCACTCGGTGGGGATCCCTGCAGTTTGGTTACAGCCTGGTACCTTTGACGATCAAGTGCTGGAATACGCTCATAATCACTTTGAGGCGGTGATTGCGGGAGATGGAGGGCAGGGCTACGAGGGATGGTGTGTGTTAGTTGATGGTGATGAGGGATTGGAGGCAGCTGGAGTACAATGGACCAGTCAACGATTGTAA
- a CDS encoding Rad4 family protein: MPPFLPRKRISSEDPPPAKRQARPDSLQAPPPQAPFHLSDSDSDSNSSLSDAPEGLLNKENEKSEDEEEDVDWEDAIDTKTSVITPTVAALELQDLELTLDQNETHVSDLLDGKKGPSKIERQIRIQTHCMHVQCLLFHNAIRNAWSNDSKVHEILRNKLPEGIHKEVKKWRIASGLELPESKPEPPKSKKKGKKARKNKDWNAESERLEPGQPDMSRGDPIITLIKVLVAYWRKQFHITAPGLRKYGYRPVSALEAAITDFRDEEHDPERHGERIANLDEFRKTAERLQGSRDVGAQLFTALVRALGIEARLVGSLQPLGFGWTKGETYTPSKLDKDFDSKGDSEESETETDATESKLPANKKQKPFDKDLPFPIYWTEVASPVTNQIISVDPLVLSNPVAPFADTDLQANFEPRGAKADRAKQVICYVVAHSSDGTAKEVTTRYLRRRTWPGKTKGFRMPLEKVPVGPRGHDIAFDWFGMVMRGYQRAHKSKTAVDKLEESRDLQPHQPEKKKITQTVDTLQSLRTSPEFVLERFLRREEALRPGAEPVRTFIAGKGARAKEEPVFLRADVLKCLSAESWHKEGRQTKPGAVALKRVPIRAVTLTRKREVDELHRQTGEKPLQGLYSRDQTEFIIPPPIQDGRIPKNEYGNIDCFVPSMVPVGAAHVPLPGTVRVCKKLGIDYAEAVTGFEFGSKMAVPVIQGVVVAAEHEDLLRDAWKVEAAEKQKKEELKAEKKILQTWRKFLFGLRIMERVRDEYGGGGEDPAADWERDSHNPFAVQKKKPEGRSDDGLDEEPLGRDSSYNVIDHGGGFLLPGQEDDADDGLIVEHHDQQRSHAGPSHTDADLPDDNEPFESESPAVDSPPVSISSGSDDEVDNGQGEDSQPESVPRPMRRTRGRGRGR; encoded by the coding sequence ATGCCACCCTTCCTCCCCCGCAAGCGCATATCCTCCGAGGACCCGCCCCCGGCCAAGCGCCAGGCCCGGCCCGATAGTCTTCAAGCTCCCCCTCCCCAAGCTCCGTTTCACCTCTCTGACTCCGACTCTGATTCCAACTCATCTTTGAGCGACGCACCTGAAGGTCTTCTCAACAAGGAGAATGAGAAatctgaagatgaagaggaggatgtcGACTGGGAGGATGCGATAGACACAAAGACCAGTGTCATCACACCTACTGTCGCAGCCCTAGAGCTACAGGACCTAGAATTGACACTGGATCAAAATGAGACACACGTGTCTGATCTTCTGGATGGTAAGAAAGGGCCTAGTAAGATCGAACGCCAAATTCGGATCCAGACACACTGTATGCATGTCCAATGCTTGCTTTTCCACAACGCTATCCGCAATGCCTGGAGCAACGATTCCAAGGTCCATGAGATCCTGCGCAACAAGCTACCGGAAGGGATCCACAAGGAAGTCAAGAAATGGCGCATAGCATCGGGTCTAGAACTCCCAGAATCAAAACCCGAACCGCCTAAGAGtaagaagaagggcaaaaAGGCCCGGAAAAATAAAGACTGGAATGCTGAGTCAGAGCGACTGGAACCAGGCCAGCCAGACATGAGCCGTGGTGATCCAATCATTACATTGATCAAGGTGCTGGTCGCATACTGGAGAAAGCAATTCCACATAACGGCGCCAGGACTGCGAAAGTATGGATACCGACCAGTATCTGCTCTCGAGGCTGCAATCACCGACTTTCGCGACGAAGAACATGATCCAGAGCGCCATGGTGAGCGTATCGCCAACCTCGACGAGTTCCGCAAGACCGCCGAGCGTTTGCAGGGCTCACGGGATGTTGGCGCACAGCTTTTCACGGCTCTTGTCCGTGCTCTAGGCATTGAGGCCAGACTCGTGGGTAGCCTACAGCCGTTGGGCTTCGGCTGGACCAAGGGAGAGACCTACACACCTTCCAAGCTAGATAAGGATTTCGACAGTAAAGGGGACTCGGAAGAATCCGAGACTGAAACTGATGCAACTGAAAGTAAATTACCAGCgaacaaaaagcaaaaaccGTTTGACAAGGATCTGCCATTCCCTATCTACTGGACCGAAGTTGCCTCCCCCGTTACGAATCAGATCATATCTGTTGACCCGCTTGTACTTTCTAACCCCGTGGCGCCATTTGCAGATACAGATTTACAAGCAAACTTCGAGCCTCGTGGTGCAAAAGCAGACAGAGCGAAACAAGTCATATGCTATGTTGTCGCCCACTCTTCAGATGGTACTGCTAAAGAGGTTACAACAAGATACCTTCGACGACGGACTTGGCCCGGGAAAACGAAGGGCTTCCGAATGCCTCTGGAAAAAGTACCCGTAGGTCCACGCGGGCACGACATCGCTTTCGACTGGTTCGGGATGGTAATGCGTGGGTACCAACGAGCCCACAAGAGTAAAACAGCCGTCGACAAGCTAGAAGAAAGCCGAGATCTGCAACCACACCAAcccgaaaagaagaaaataaCCCAAACCGTCGACACTCTCCAAAGCCTCCGAACCTCCCCCGAATTCGTCCTAGAACGCTTCCTCCGCCGCGAAGAAGCCCTCCGTCCCGGTGCCGAACCCGTTCGAACCTTCATCGCTGGGAAAGGCGCCCGGGCTAAAGAAGAACCCGTCTTCCTGCGAGCAGATGTGCTAAAGTGCCTTTCCGCCGAAAGCTGGCACAAAGAAGGCCGCCAGACGAAACCGGGCGCGGTAGCCCTCAAGCGTGTGCCCATCCGCGCCGTGACACTCACACGGAAACGCGAAGTCGACGAACTACACCGCCAGACCGGCGAAAAACCACTTCAGGGGTTGTACTCGCGCGACCAGACGGAGTTTATCATCCCGCCGCCTATTCAGGATGGCCGCATCCCCAAGAACGAATATGGCAATATCGATTGTTTCGTGCCCAGCATGGTCCCCGTGGGTGCAGCGCATGTTCCCTTACCTGGTACCGTGCGGGTGTGTAAGAAGCTCGGCATTGACTATGCGGAGGCAGTGACGGGGTTTgagtttgggtcgaagatGGCTGTGCCGGTTATTCAGGGGGTTGTTGTTGCAGCTGAGCATGAGGATTTACTTAGGGATGCTTGGAAGGTTGAGGCCGcggagaagcagaagaaggaggagctTAAGGCCGAGAAGAAGATTCTGCAGACGTGGAGGAAGTTTTTGTTTGGGCTACGGATTATGGAGCGGGTGAGGGATGAGTATGGAGGAGGCGGGGAGGATCCAGCTGCCGACTGGGAGCGCGATTCGCATAATCCTTTCGCCgtgcagaagaagaaaccaGAAGGGAGATCGGATGATGGTCTTGATGAAGAACCTCTTGGTCGGGACTCGTCATATAACGTGATCGATCATGGCGGtggctttcttcttcctggccaggaagatgatgcggaCGATGGGTTGATTGTCGAGCACCATGATCAGCAGCGGAGTCATGCGGGTCCGTCTCACACTGATGCTGATCTCCCCGATGATAACGAGCCATTTGAATCTGAATCTCCTGCCGTGGACTCCCCGCCTGTGTCTATCTCCTCAGGCTCAGATGACGAGGTGGATAATGGCCAGGGCGAAGACTCACAACCTGAATCTGTACCTCGCCCGATGCGACGAACGCGAGGCAGAGGCAGAGGCCGTTGA